The following are encoded in a window of Manihot esculenta cultivar AM560-2 chromosome 8, M.esculenta_v8, whole genome shotgun sequence genomic DNA:
- the LOC110620856 gene encoding uncharacterized protein LOC110620856 isoform X3: MAAARRGRSVEELYNATEVIGAPKITSVLRGSSRMQGPVEETERDIEKNMLPSQSEKILGKPSMRRKVHMRVDSGTCNVCSAPCSSCMHLKLACMGSKGNEFSDETCHESATSQNSVDEDDHSFKNRAYDSLQHISSEASNLLSVNFHDSSSENVESKASIRCSDMVDASVESEMLPKLSLGGAVAADQLFLKPQSILDRVTSSNKNESSNVLEGRDDNISCVSRANDASIAVIHHNKIVDRKDLSFSSASVSSLGSEGSGSGKAPTLPKSELLETPSNDSCAGSSSLKVQSRCLSITNGTHLEEDRKLDTSMVASQLAEGTGKTLILPKSELLETPSNDAYASSSSMKVQSRCLSSAADGTHFEEDTKFDSSKVSSPLLEGTGKVLMFPKPELLDTPSNNVYAGSISPKVQSRYLSSTTNGTQLEEDTEFDTSKVSSKVCTEVEECTKKDSGDQLDGGYKCSNQVEQGQKSNESVELPAVQERALQSVSGDESDESEIVEHDVKVCDICGDAGREDLLAICSKCSDGAEHTYCMREMLQKVPEGDWLCEECKLAEETEIQKQDAEGKRINKASAQISGKRHVEITEVASASKRQALEGSFGSPKSSSPSRTAALSRDGSFKGLDKGKVKPARQTSFVTHSSVDTPETARFSIGPRVQSPKGTLLKSNSFSALNSKPKVKLVDDVPQKQKGTREGRSVDIKEGTARMISKSMSFRSMNPGRSNATDSKVKMLSSKFSQAQDLKVLRQVKEQNTAESKSLSKSDRPMGGSVITSSSTSVPKVSQKLTPRGDSVSVSSTSNNKDSNTSQSDGKLGSLSRSTSSIARKGAETPVTSVRSLPANGISSAVVEQKLNQVSPKDEPSWSSWIAERPCNNVDENLQDGLSRSRESSNQSEKTRESSVSRPRPTMMAGPKNVTCQKCKEIGHATECCTVVSPQASVIDTSAARIGREDMGKDGMLKAAIEVVMLKKPGIFRKKRKSDQSDGMSSSNVDATSEIASHDQFSVSNKMRNMISDEVTDEGQANLGISSSENYKQININNEKQFNVHSTNAVFPFKAGELGSTIPSTVKSSHSLAATPHFSKMLTIPDHEFIWQGAFEVHRGGKLLDLYGVFQAHLSTCASPKVLEVVNQFPEKIMVDEVPRLSTWPRQFHDNGTKEDNIALYFFAKDIESYEKSYKNLLDNMIKRDLALKGYFDGVEFLIFPSTQLPENSQRWNMLFFLWGVFRGRRSNCSDSLNKLVIPSSVVPLDMNSPCKPFTSLNGDFDKKASQSNSEKQDGRLDSNSLSENTASNAFLCSENRCASPLKDEQLSVGVFMREGVLTWKSFSIIFL, translated from the exons ATGGCAGCCGCGCGAAGGGGCCGGAGCGTGGAGGAGCTGTACAATGCGACGGAGGTGATTGGGGCACCAAAG ATAACATCAGTCTTGCGAGGGAGTTCTCGCATGCAAGGGCCAGTAGAAGAAACTGAACGCGATATTGAGAAGAATATG TTACCATCACAGTCAGAGAAAATATTAGGCAAGCCTTCCATGAGACGGAAGGTTCATATGAGAGTAGATTCTGGGACTTGTAACGTGTGTTCAGCTCCTTGTTCATCTTGTATGCATCTTAAGCTTGCCTGTATGGGATCAAAGGGCAACGAATTTTCTGATGAAACCTGTCATGAAAGTGCTACAAGTCAAAATTCTGTTGATGAGGATGATCattcttttaaaaatagagCATATGACAGCTTACAGCATATTTCTAGTGAAGCAAGTAACCTGCTTAGTGTCAATTTTCACGATTCTTCATCTGAAAATGTGGAAAGTAAAGCAAGCATAAGGTGTTCTGATATGGTTGATGCCTCGGTTGAGTCTGAGATGCTTCCAAAACTATCCCTTGGTGGAGCTGTTGCAGCAGATCAACTTTTTCTAAAACCACAGAGTATTTTGGATCGCGTAACTTCATCAAATAAGAATGAGAGTTCGAATGTGTTAGAAGGGCGTGATGATAACATATCATGTGTTAGTAGAGCTAATGATGCAAGTATAGCAGTGATTCATCATAACAAGATTGTAGACAGGAAGGATTTATCATTTAGTTCAGCTTCTGTTAGTAGTTTAGGATCAGAAGGAAGTGGAAGTGGAAAAGCACCAACTTTGCCCAAGTCAGAGTTGTTAGAGACACCCTCAAATGATTCATGTGCTGGCAGTTCCTCATTGAAGGTACAGAGCAGGTGCCTGTCCATCACAAATGGAACACATTTGGAAGAAGATAGAAAGTTAGATACTTCTATGGTTGCAAGTCAACTTGCAGAAGGAACTGGAAAGACACTAATTTTGCCAAAGTCAGAGTTGTTGGAGACCCCTTCAAATGATGCATATGCTAGCAGTAGCTCCATGAAGGTGCAGAGCAGGTGCCTTTCATCGGCTGCAGATGGAACACATTTTGAAGAAGATACAAAGTTCGATTCTTCTAAGGTTTCAAGCCCACTTTTGGAAGGAACTGGAAAGGTACTAATGTTTCCTAAGCCAGAGTTATTAGATACACCTTCAAATAATGTATATGCTGGCAGTATCTCTCCAAAGGTCCAGAGCAGGTACCTGTCCTCCACCACAAATGGAACACAGTTGGAAGAAGATACAGAATTTGACACTTCCAAGGTTTCGAGTAAAGTTTGTACAGAGGTAGAAGAATGTACTAAAAAAGATAGTGGAGACCAATTGGATGGAGGTTATAAATGTTCTAACCAAGTTGAACAAGGTCAGAAGTCAAACGAGTCAGTTGAATTACCTGCTGTGCAGGAGCGTGCTTTGCAATCTGTTTCTGGGGATGAGAGTGATGAGTCAGAAATTGTGGAACATGAT GTAAAGGTATGCGATATTTGTGGGGATGCTGGTCGGGAGGATTTACTTGCTATATGTAGTAAGTGCAGTGATGGTGCAGAACACAC CTATTGCATGCGGGAAATGCTTCAGAAAGTTCCAGAAGGAGATTGGTTGTGCGAAGAATGTAAGTTGGCTGAGGAAACTGAAATCCAGAAGCAAG ATGCTGAAGGTAAAAGAATAAACAAAGCAAGTGCACAAATCTCTGGCAAGAGACATGTGGAAATAACAGAGGTAGCTTCAGCTTCAAAAAGGCAGGCTCTTGAAGGAAGTTTTGGATCCCCAAAGTCATCCAGCCCCAGCAGAACAGCTGCACTGTCACGGGATGGTTCTTTCAAGGGCTTAGATAAAGGGAAAGTAAAGCCTGCTCGCCAGACATCATTTGTCACTCACTCTAGTGTAGATACTCCAGAAACTGCACGTTTTTCTATTGGTCCACGAGTTCAGTCACCCAAGG GTACTTTATTGAAGTCCAATTCATTCAGTGCTTTGAATTCCAAACCAAAGGTAAAACTTGTTGATGATGTTCCTCAAAAGCAGAAGGGCACTAGAGAAGGTCGTTCTGTTGATATCAAGGAGGGGACTGCCAGGATGATAAGCAAATCTATGTCATTTAGATCAATGAACCCAGGCCGTTCCAATGCTACTGATTCAAAAGTTAAAATGCTTTCGTCAAAATTTTCTCAAGCTCAGGATTTAAAAGTGTTGAGGCAAGTGAAAGAACAAAATACGGCTGAAAGTAAAAGTTTATCAAAATCTGATCGCCCTATGGGCGGTTCAGTGATAACCAGTTCTAGTACCTCTGTGCCCAAGGTCAGTCAAAAGCTCACGCCTCGTGGTGATAGTGTCTCTGTATCATCTACAAGCAACAATAAAGACTCAAATACTTCACAATCTGATGGAAAATTGGGCAGCTTATCAAGATCAACCAGCAGTATAGCTCGTAAAGGTGCAGAAACTCCTGTTACTTCTG TTCGATCTTTACCTGCAAACGGAATCAGCAGCGCTGTGGTTGAGCAAAAGTTAAACCAAGTTAGCCCAAAGGATGAACCCTCTTGGAGTTCTTGGATTGCTGAGCGACCATGCAATAATGTGGATGAAAATTTGCAAGATGGTTTATCACGGTCACGAGAATCGTCAAATCAGAGTGAGAAAACTAGGGAAAGTTCTGTTTCTCGCCCGAGACCTACTATGATGGCTGGGCCAAAAAATGTCACCTGTCAAAAGTGCAAGGAAATCGGGCATGCTACAGAATGTTGCACAGTTGTTAGTCCTCAGGCTTCTGTGATCGATACATCTGCTGCAAGGATTGGAAGGGAGGACATGGGCAAAGATGGCATGTTAAAAGCAGCAATTGAGGTTGTTATGCTCAAGAAGCCAGGGATAttcagaaagaaaagaaaaagtgatCAATCTGATGGCATGTCCTCATCAAATGTGGATGCAACTTCTGAGATAGCTTCTCATGATCAGTTTTCAGTTTCAAATAAGATGAGGAATATGATTTCTGATGAAGTAACGGATGAAGGGCAAGCAAATCTTGGTATTTCTTCCTCAGAGAATTACAAGcagataaatattaataatgagaaGCAGTTTAATGTGCATTCCACCAATGCTGTTTTTCCTTTCAAAGCTGGAGAATTGGGTTCCACAATCCCTTCAACTGTAAAATCCAGTCATTCTTTGGCAGCAACACCACACTTTTCAAAGATGTTAACCATCCCAGATCATGAATTTATCTGGCA GGGGGCCTTTGAAGTGCACAGAGGTGGAAAACTTCTGGACTTATATGGTGTATTTCAGGCACATTTATCAACTTGTGCATCACCTAAAGTTCTTGAAGTGGTGAACCAGTTTCCCGAGAAAATTATGGTGGATGAAGTACCTCGCTTAAGCACGTGGCCAAGACAGTTTCATGACAATGGTACCAAAGAGGATAATATTGCTCTGTATTTCTTTGCTAAGGATATTGAAAG TTATGAAAAAAGCTACAAGAATTTATTGGATAACATGATAAAAAGAGATTTAGCACTCAAAGGATATTTTGATGGTGTTGAGTTCTTGATATTCCCATCTACTCAGCTTCCAGAGAACTCCCAGC GTTGGAACATGTTGTTTTTTCTATGGGGTGTGTTCAGGGGAAGGAGATCAAATTGTTCAGATTCCTTAAATAAGTTGGTTATCCCCAGTTCTGTGGTGCCCTTGGACATGAATTCTCCTTGCAAGCCATTTACTTCATTAAATggggattttgataaaaaagcaTCACAGTCAAATTCAGAGAAGCAAGATGGTAGACTTGACTCTAATTCCCTGTCAGAAAATACAGCAAGCAATGCTTTTCTCTGCTCAGAAAATAGATGTGCAAGTCCCTTGaag GATGAGCAATTGAGTGTTGGGGTGTTCATGAGAGAAGGGGTCTTGACCTGGAAATCATTCAGTATTATATTCCTATGA
- the LOC110620856 gene encoding uncharacterized protein LOC110620856 isoform X1, which produces MAAARRGRSVEELYNATEVIGAPKITSVLRGSSRMQGPVEETERDIEKNMLPSQSEKILGKPSMRRKVHMRVDSGTCNVCSAPCSSCMHLKLACMGSKGNEFSDETCHESATSQNSVDEDDHSFKNRAYDSLQHISSEASNLLSVNFHDSSSENVESKASIRCSDMVDASVESEMLPKLSLGGAVAADQLFLKPQSILDRVTSSNKNESSNVLEGRDDNISCVSRANDASIAVIHHNKIVDRKDLSFSSASVSSLGSEGSGSGKAPTLPKSELLETPSNDSCAGSSSLKVQSRCLSITNGTHLEEDRKLDTSMVASQLAEGTGKTLILPKSELLETPSNDAYASSSSMKVQSRCLSSAADGTHFEEDTKFDSSKVSSPLLEGTGKVLMFPKPELLDTPSNNVYAGSISPKVQSRYLSSTTNGTQLEEDTEFDTSKVSSKVCTEVEECTKKDSGDQLDGGYKCSNQVEQGQKSNESVELPAVQERALQSVSGDESDESEIVEHDVKVCDICGDAGREDLLAICSKCSDGAEHTYCMREMLQKVPEGDWLCEECKLAEETEIQKQDAEGKRINKASAQISGKRHVEITEVASASKRQALEGSFGSPKSSSPSRTAALSRDGSFKGLDKGKVKPARQTSFVTHSSVDTPETARFSIGPRVQSPKGTLLKSNSFSALNSKPKVKLVDDVPQKQKGTREGRSVDIKEGTARMISKSMSFRSMNPGRSNATDSKVKMLSSKFSQAQDLKVLRQVKEQNTAESKSLSKSDRPMGGSVITSSSTSVPKVSQKLTPRGDSVSVSSTSNNKDSNTSQSDGKLGSLSRSTSSIARKGAETPVTSVRSLPANGISSAVVEQKLNQVSPKDEPSWSSWIAERPCNNVDENLQDGLSRSRESSNQSEKTRESSVSRPRPTMMAGPKNVTCQKCKEIGHATECCTVVSPQASVIDTSAARIGREDMGKDGMLKAAIEVVMLKKPGIFRKKRKSDQSDGMSSSNVDATSEIASHDQFSVSNKMRNMISDEVTDEGQANLGISSSENYKQININNEKQFNVHSTNAVFPFKAGELGSTIPSTVKSSHSLAATPHFSKMLTIPDHEFIWQGAFEVHRGGKLLDLYGVFQAHLSTCASPKVLEVVNQFPEKIMVDEVPRLSTWPRQFHDNGTKEDNIALYFFAKDIESYEKSYKNLLDNMIKRDLALKGYFDGVEFLIFPSTQLPENSQRWNMLFFLWGVFRGRRSNCSDSLNKLVIPSSVVPLDMNSPCKPFTSLNGDFDKKASQSNSEKQDGRLDSNSLSENTASNAFLCSENRCASPLKEAATLPECRVDTEHKSFLQATGTSTGYKNIEEKQSHENTSCVREDSSSFKVFQVGDLGADVNGSVVEEKMVDRMDTDRDEAKVEKDLNEDSLMMDAEASSGRDLNVKGPDCWQSNSRKRSYLDLSETAPQTSSSIGQKMPWDTVDEESIKKLKTSFCEQHGSSSMRGGNSLSDCFASQVSSSSIEERSCDTAADEKIILEDIGTTERYFFPVDSRRVKELGGNSMPWKEHSSNDEDKFHDGVPNLELALGAETKPPNKGILPFFVGMVEKNNTQNKTPDNATDKEEEDGVSASLSLSLSFPFSDKEQTVKPVSKTEQLLPGRHHVNTSLLLFGGFSDK; this is translated from the exons ATGGCAGCCGCGCGAAGGGGCCGGAGCGTGGAGGAGCTGTACAATGCGACGGAGGTGATTGGGGCACCAAAG ATAACATCAGTCTTGCGAGGGAGTTCTCGCATGCAAGGGCCAGTAGAAGAAACTGAACGCGATATTGAGAAGAATATG TTACCATCACAGTCAGAGAAAATATTAGGCAAGCCTTCCATGAGACGGAAGGTTCATATGAGAGTAGATTCTGGGACTTGTAACGTGTGTTCAGCTCCTTGTTCATCTTGTATGCATCTTAAGCTTGCCTGTATGGGATCAAAGGGCAACGAATTTTCTGATGAAACCTGTCATGAAAGTGCTACAAGTCAAAATTCTGTTGATGAGGATGATCattcttttaaaaatagagCATATGACAGCTTACAGCATATTTCTAGTGAAGCAAGTAACCTGCTTAGTGTCAATTTTCACGATTCTTCATCTGAAAATGTGGAAAGTAAAGCAAGCATAAGGTGTTCTGATATGGTTGATGCCTCGGTTGAGTCTGAGATGCTTCCAAAACTATCCCTTGGTGGAGCTGTTGCAGCAGATCAACTTTTTCTAAAACCACAGAGTATTTTGGATCGCGTAACTTCATCAAATAAGAATGAGAGTTCGAATGTGTTAGAAGGGCGTGATGATAACATATCATGTGTTAGTAGAGCTAATGATGCAAGTATAGCAGTGATTCATCATAACAAGATTGTAGACAGGAAGGATTTATCATTTAGTTCAGCTTCTGTTAGTAGTTTAGGATCAGAAGGAAGTGGAAGTGGAAAAGCACCAACTTTGCCCAAGTCAGAGTTGTTAGAGACACCCTCAAATGATTCATGTGCTGGCAGTTCCTCATTGAAGGTACAGAGCAGGTGCCTGTCCATCACAAATGGAACACATTTGGAAGAAGATAGAAAGTTAGATACTTCTATGGTTGCAAGTCAACTTGCAGAAGGAACTGGAAAGACACTAATTTTGCCAAAGTCAGAGTTGTTGGAGACCCCTTCAAATGATGCATATGCTAGCAGTAGCTCCATGAAGGTGCAGAGCAGGTGCCTTTCATCGGCTGCAGATGGAACACATTTTGAAGAAGATACAAAGTTCGATTCTTCTAAGGTTTCAAGCCCACTTTTGGAAGGAACTGGAAAGGTACTAATGTTTCCTAAGCCAGAGTTATTAGATACACCTTCAAATAATGTATATGCTGGCAGTATCTCTCCAAAGGTCCAGAGCAGGTACCTGTCCTCCACCACAAATGGAACACAGTTGGAAGAAGATACAGAATTTGACACTTCCAAGGTTTCGAGTAAAGTTTGTACAGAGGTAGAAGAATGTACTAAAAAAGATAGTGGAGACCAATTGGATGGAGGTTATAAATGTTCTAACCAAGTTGAACAAGGTCAGAAGTCAAACGAGTCAGTTGAATTACCTGCTGTGCAGGAGCGTGCTTTGCAATCTGTTTCTGGGGATGAGAGTGATGAGTCAGAAATTGTGGAACATGAT GTAAAGGTATGCGATATTTGTGGGGATGCTGGTCGGGAGGATTTACTTGCTATATGTAGTAAGTGCAGTGATGGTGCAGAACACAC CTATTGCATGCGGGAAATGCTTCAGAAAGTTCCAGAAGGAGATTGGTTGTGCGAAGAATGTAAGTTGGCTGAGGAAACTGAAATCCAGAAGCAAG ATGCTGAAGGTAAAAGAATAAACAAAGCAAGTGCACAAATCTCTGGCAAGAGACATGTGGAAATAACAGAGGTAGCTTCAGCTTCAAAAAGGCAGGCTCTTGAAGGAAGTTTTGGATCCCCAAAGTCATCCAGCCCCAGCAGAACAGCTGCACTGTCACGGGATGGTTCTTTCAAGGGCTTAGATAAAGGGAAAGTAAAGCCTGCTCGCCAGACATCATTTGTCACTCACTCTAGTGTAGATACTCCAGAAACTGCACGTTTTTCTATTGGTCCACGAGTTCAGTCACCCAAGG GTACTTTATTGAAGTCCAATTCATTCAGTGCTTTGAATTCCAAACCAAAGGTAAAACTTGTTGATGATGTTCCTCAAAAGCAGAAGGGCACTAGAGAAGGTCGTTCTGTTGATATCAAGGAGGGGACTGCCAGGATGATAAGCAAATCTATGTCATTTAGATCAATGAACCCAGGCCGTTCCAATGCTACTGATTCAAAAGTTAAAATGCTTTCGTCAAAATTTTCTCAAGCTCAGGATTTAAAAGTGTTGAGGCAAGTGAAAGAACAAAATACGGCTGAAAGTAAAAGTTTATCAAAATCTGATCGCCCTATGGGCGGTTCAGTGATAACCAGTTCTAGTACCTCTGTGCCCAAGGTCAGTCAAAAGCTCACGCCTCGTGGTGATAGTGTCTCTGTATCATCTACAAGCAACAATAAAGACTCAAATACTTCACAATCTGATGGAAAATTGGGCAGCTTATCAAGATCAACCAGCAGTATAGCTCGTAAAGGTGCAGAAACTCCTGTTACTTCTG TTCGATCTTTACCTGCAAACGGAATCAGCAGCGCTGTGGTTGAGCAAAAGTTAAACCAAGTTAGCCCAAAGGATGAACCCTCTTGGAGTTCTTGGATTGCTGAGCGACCATGCAATAATGTGGATGAAAATTTGCAAGATGGTTTATCACGGTCACGAGAATCGTCAAATCAGAGTGAGAAAACTAGGGAAAGTTCTGTTTCTCGCCCGAGACCTACTATGATGGCTGGGCCAAAAAATGTCACCTGTCAAAAGTGCAAGGAAATCGGGCATGCTACAGAATGTTGCACAGTTGTTAGTCCTCAGGCTTCTGTGATCGATACATCTGCTGCAAGGATTGGAAGGGAGGACATGGGCAAAGATGGCATGTTAAAAGCAGCAATTGAGGTTGTTATGCTCAAGAAGCCAGGGATAttcagaaagaaaagaaaaagtgatCAATCTGATGGCATGTCCTCATCAAATGTGGATGCAACTTCTGAGATAGCTTCTCATGATCAGTTTTCAGTTTCAAATAAGATGAGGAATATGATTTCTGATGAAGTAACGGATGAAGGGCAAGCAAATCTTGGTATTTCTTCCTCAGAGAATTACAAGcagataaatattaataatgagaaGCAGTTTAATGTGCATTCCACCAATGCTGTTTTTCCTTTCAAAGCTGGAGAATTGGGTTCCACAATCCCTTCAACTGTAAAATCCAGTCATTCTTTGGCAGCAACACCACACTTTTCAAAGATGTTAACCATCCCAGATCATGAATTTATCTGGCA GGGGGCCTTTGAAGTGCACAGAGGTGGAAAACTTCTGGACTTATATGGTGTATTTCAGGCACATTTATCAACTTGTGCATCACCTAAAGTTCTTGAAGTGGTGAACCAGTTTCCCGAGAAAATTATGGTGGATGAAGTACCTCGCTTAAGCACGTGGCCAAGACAGTTTCATGACAATGGTACCAAAGAGGATAATATTGCTCTGTATTTCTTTGCTAAGGATATTGAAAG TTATGAAAAAAGCTACAAGAATTTATTGGATAACATGATAAAAAGAGATTTAGCACTCAAAGGATATTTTGATGGTGTTGAGTTCTTGATATTCCCATCTACTCAGCTTCCAGAGAACTCCCAGC GTTGGAACATGTTGTTTTTTCTATGGGGTGTGTTCAGGGGAAGGAGATCAAATTGTTCAGATTCCTTAAATAAGTTGGTTATCCCCAGTTCTGTGGTGCCCTTGGACATGAATTCTCCTTGCAAGCCATTTACTTCATTAAATggggattttgataaaaaagcaTCACAGTCAAATTCAGAGAAGCAAGATGGTAGACTTGACTCTAATTCCCTGTCAGAAAATACAGCAAGCAATGCTTTTCTCTGCTCAGAAAATAGATGTGCAAGTCCCTTGaag GAAGCAGCAACTCTTCCAGAGTGCAGAGTGGATACAGAGCATAAGTCATTTTTACAGGCAACTGGAACCAGTACTGGTTATAAGAACATAGAGGAGAAACAATCACATGAAAATACTTCATGTGTCAGAGAAGACTCAtcatctttcaaggttttccaGGTTGGTGATCTAGGTGCAGATGTCAATGGGAGTGTTGTTGAGGAGAAAATGGTGGATAGAATGGACACTGATAGAGATGAAGCTAAAGTTGAGAAGGACCTGAATGAAGACTCCCTGATGATGGATGCAGAAGCTTCCTCAGGTAGAGACTTAAATGTCAAAGGCCCTGACTGCTGGCAGTCAAATAGCAGAAAACGGTCTTACTTGGATCTGTCAGAGACTGCACCTCAGACTTCTAGTAGCATAGGTCAAAAAATGCCATGGGATACTGTAGATGAAGAGAGTATCAAGAAACTGAAGACCAGCTTTTGTGAACAACATGGGTCCAGCAGCATGAGAGGGGGAAATTCATTGAGTGATTGTTTTGCTTCACAGGTTTCCAGTTCCTCAATTGAGGAAAGAAGCTGTGACACAGCTGCTGATGAAAAAATTATACTGGAGGATATTGGAACTACTGAAAGGTACTTCTTTCCTGTGGATTCACGTCGTGTAAAAGAATTGGGGGGCAACTCCATGCCCTGGAAAGAGCACTCATCAAATGATGAGGACAAATTCCACGATGGGGTCCCAAATCTTGAGCTTGCTTTAGGGGCCGAGACAAAACCCCCAAATAAAGGAATCCTACCTTTCTTTGTTGGAATGGTAGAGAAAAATAATACCCAGAACAAGACTCCAGATAATGCGACAGATAAGGAAGAGGAGGATGGTGTCTCCGCTTCCCTTTCCCTTTCTCTTTCATTCCCATTCTCAGACAAGGAACAAACTGTTAAACCCGTCTCAAAAACGGAGCAGCTCCTGCCTGGAAGGCATCATGTGAATACTTCACTGCTCCTTTTTGGGGGCTTCTCAGATAAATAG